Part of the Salinimonas lutimaris genome, TGGCAGTATTTATCTTTAAAGCATGCCTCAGCAGGATTGCCATTGCGCGACACACCAATAGTAATTTCAGCCACACAACCACAAAAGGATTTTGAATAATGCTCATCGTCCTCAGCAATAAGCAAACGATGAAGATAACCTGACAGCAGGCTCAACAGCGATAAGGCGGAGGTTAGTGCCACAGGCAGGATAAAGGCTTCAGATTGCAGCGCTGGCACCAACACAGACACCAGGCCGTGCAATAAATAGCCGCACAGGGCAAACAGAGTAAGCAGAACAGACACCCACAATAATAAGGGTAAGCGTGAAAGGCCGGTTGCCGTCAGCACCATAGCAGTAAACGACAGGGAGGCCGCAGCAGGCTGCTCCGGAATTTTCTGTGGATCGTCAAAAATACCCATAAAGCTCTTACCGATTAAGGTCGCCAGGGCTTCCACCAGAAAAAACGCCAGCACGATGGCGATGGCAAGGCTAAACCAGTAGTTTATGCCAGTAAACATCAGGGTCGTCATACTTTTCATCAATCCTTAATGAACAAGTGTCTTTATTGTTTATAGCACACAAAATCACCTTTGGTACGACTTTTGAGCGAGATAAGACAGTGATCGGACCCCTTGCTAACGGGCAGACTCTGGCACTAATGCTGATGCTCGCCATCAAGCGGTTTACCGTCCGCCTGATAGAAGCCACTGGCGCCGGCTTCCAGAAACCCCTGATGAACCATTCTGGTTAAAAACGGGTCGGTATGATCATCGCCAATATCCGCATAATCTGTACTCTGATACTGTTCTCTGGCCGCAAAAAAATGGTTAATCTTCTGTCTGTTCTGGTCTACCTGCTGTAAATCCCAATGATAGGTGTGATCCCCACGGGTAAT contains:
- a CDS encoding OB-fold-containig protein, with protein sequence MKSMTTLMFTGINYWFSLAIAIVLAFFLVEALATLIGKSFMGIFDDPQKIPEQPAAASLSFTAMVLTATGLSRLPLLLWVSVLLTLFALCGYLLHGLVSVLVPALQSEAFILPVALTSALSLLSLLSGYLHRLLIAEDDEHYSKSFCGCVAEITIGVSRNGNPAEACFKDKYCQTHYILVEPITSNDTFTQGEQVVLVRPDPPCWRAIRQGRQAS